TGTCTGAAGAGCGTATTAGCTTTATTCCTGATGTGCCGACCCTAAAAGAGCAAGGTGTTGATGTGGTGACCGGCACATGGCGTGGTATTGGTGCGCCAAAAGATACGCCTGACCACGTTATCGAAACACTCGGTGAAGCGTTTGATAAGGCAATGGCTTCACCTGAGTTCATTAGCTTTATGGAGCAAGGTGCGATGACGATTCACAACCTTAATGCGGAAGAATTTACCGCATTTGTTGAAGAAGATACGCAAGCGCTAGGTCAATTGATTCAATAAATTCTGAACGAGGCGAAGGTGGTTGAAGACCTTCGCCTTTTAGTTTCAGAGAGGTAACACTATGGATAGACGAAATCTCATCTTCTCTTCCTGTATGGCGGGACTCGGTATTCTCGCCCTCGTTTTAATTAGGCAGTTTGATGCGCCGATGTTTCAAGATGCCAGCGTCGACGCGAGCTTCTTTCCAACGGTCATTGCCATCGCCATCATAGGTTTGTCTGTAGCGATTGTGATTCAAGACAAACTGAAAGCAGCAAATCACTCTCAACCCATCTTCTCCAAACGCGCCCTGATGGGGATGGGTTTCCTGTTTGGCTACGCCATTGCCATTCATTTCGCTGGTTATTTATTAGCAACCCTAACGGCATTCACGATCTATTTACTGGCCTGCAAAATCAGAAAGCCAACTTACTATCTGACGGCATGGACATTTGTAGCGGCAATTTACTATCTGTTTGGGGAAGTGTTTGTGATTGCTTTGCCTCAAGGTATCTGGTTTTAGGAGGCGCTTATGTTTGAACATCTCATCCAAGGGTTGGCGACAACCTTCAGTTTATCCGTTTTGCCTGTATTGGTTTTCGGTGTCCTCGGTGGCATTATTTTAGGTGCGCTGCCAGGTTTAACCGCGACCATGGGGGTGGCGATTCTGTTGCCATTTACCTTTGGTATGGAGCCTACTGCCGCACTTGTGATGCTAATCGGCGTCTACATTGGCGGCATTTATGGTGGCTCAATAGCCGCGATTTTATTGAAAACACCCGGCACACCGGCTTCTGCGGCGACAGTGTTGGATGGCCATACATTGGCAGCCAAAGGGCAGGCAGCCCGTGCACTCAGTATTTCTGCGGTTGCGTCGTTCACTGGTGGCTTAATCAGTACAGTGATTTTAATTGCGGTCGCGCCGTTGCTAGCGGATTTCGCCTTACGCTTTAATGCGCCTGAGTATTTTGCCTTGGCCGTGTTCGGCCTGACGATCATCGCGAGTGTTTCTGGAAAAAATATCTTCAAGGGCTTGCTAGCCGGCGCGATCGGTTTGCTGATTTCTACTGTCGGTTTAGACCCGATCAGCAGCGTACCGCGATTCACCTTTGGAGTGATGGACTTGTATAGCGGTATCAATGTGATTCCAGTACTGATTGGTCTATTTGCACTTTCTGAAGCACTGAGCCAAATGGAAAAAGTGCTCTCAGAGAAGAAAGCGGCCCGTCCGACATTTGACCGCAGCTTGATGAGTAAAGATGATCTAAAAGAGATGATGCCAACGGCAGTGAAAAGCGGCCTAATGGGGACGGCGATCGGCTCTGTTCCCGGTGCTGGCGCGGATATCTCAGCCTTTGTTTGCTACAACGAAGCCAAGCGCTCTGCGAAAAACCCTGAGGAATTTGGTCAAGGTTCAGTGCGTGGATTGGCATCGGCAGAAGCGGGCAATAATGGTGTCACAGGGGGATCGTTAGTCCCCTTATTGACATTGGGCGTTCCCGGCGATGCGGTTGCTGCGGTATTACTGGGGGCGTTGATTGTACAAGGGTTAACGCCGGGGCCACTGCTGTTCGCGCAAAATCCCGATGTGGTTTACGGGGTATTTAGCTCCATGCTAGTGGCAAACTTTGTCATGCTAGTCATAGGCTTGGTGGGGATTCGTTTTTTCTGCCGTATCATCGAAGTACCGAAAGTGATGATGATCCCCGTGATTGTCTTTCTATCTATCATTGGTGCTTACGCGATAAACAACTCGATGTTTGATGTAGGTATCGCGATTGGCTTTGGTGTGTTCGGGTTTATCTTGAGTAAGTTAGATATCCCTTCTTCTCCGATATTATTGGCGATCATCCTAGGCCCGATGGCAGAAACCAACCTGAGAAAAGCCTTACTCATGTACAACAACAGTTGGTCTTTCTTGTACGAGCGACCCATTGCACTAGGCTTTATCTTGCTCGCCGTGTTCTCTGTTTACTCGACATTGAAAATGAAAAAGAAGCAGCAGGCCATTGAAACTTAGCTGTAATGATGAAGGTCTAGTCAATACAATAACGTCGAAAGTTGAAGAGAGTGCCGAGCTGAGAAGCTCGGCCTTTTTGTTGACTCATTGCTCGTCAGCGCAGCATTCATCTTGAAGAAACTGAATCACGGTTTCTAGTTGGGCATATTCGGCGACACAATAAAGGGTTCGACCTTCGCGACGTTGCGAAAGCAGGCCAGCGGATGCCAAGCTAGAGATATGGTGAGATAGGGTCGACCCGGGTATTGCCAGTTGCGCTTGAATATTGCCCACGGCTATTCCTTGAAAGCCCGCTTTTACCACGCTTTTGAAGATGGCGAGACGTGTTGGGTGTCCTAGCTCTTTCAATGCTTTAGCAACTTGCTCGATATTCATTCTGTTCACTCAGTTCTGCTTTTCTCGAAATATAAGCCTTGCGTCGATAAAAGAAAACCCCTTCGCGACGGCATCTAATCAATTCAATCGCTTATCTATTATTTCCATATATATGGAAATATTCTCTTGATCTGTTCGTATTTGATTCTATAATTCGAGAAATATCGAATTATAGAGATGCCAATCCCTAACGTGGGATGGCAGTGTGAATAGACGAGGTATCAAATGAAAATGAGTTGGACAGAGATGGCACATGAGGCACTAGGCATGTTTGCGTTTCTCGCTGTTGAGCTTATTGCGCTATTTTTGGTGATTAGCTATTTGGTTGGGCTACTTCAGCACTACCTGACACCGCAGAAAATGCAGGCCATTCTCAGCGCTCGACAGGGTCGAGGTTACGTCATTGCCGCGTTGTTGGGCTCAGTGACGCCATTTTGCTCCTGCTCAACCATTCCCTTCTTGAAAGGTTTATTGCGAGCAAGAGCCGGGTTTGGTCCCATGATGGTCTTTTTGTTTGCGAGCCCACTGCTCAATCCAGTGATTATTGGGCTGTTTGTGGTGACGTTTGGTTGGCAAGTGGCGCTGTTCTATTTTGGCATTGCGATGAGTGTTGCTGTCACTGCGGGCTTCACATTGGAAAAGCTCGGTTTTGAACGTTACGTCAAAGCGGAAGCGTATCAAAACAACAGCGTAGCGGGAGGTTGCACGATGTCGTCATCATGCAGCGAGGACAAGAACGCTAATCTTGGTCACTCCGCGAGTGAAGTGATGGCACGCTGTGGCAGTCAGTCTGCTACAGAGAGCGTATCTGTAGCACAGAGCGAACTGTTGCCTGATGTCTCGGGGTGTTGCGCCGTTGCCCCAGCGACACCGTCATTTTGGTTAACCATCTGGCAGTCAACGTGGAAAGATTTCAAGCAGGTGCTGCCGTACTTAATGCTGGGTGTGTTCATAGGCTCGATGATCTATGGATTCATTCCTGCCGATTTCATTGCCGCGCATGCGGATGCGAGCAAGTGGTATGCAGTGCCATTGGCGGCCGTGATTGGTATCCCGCTCTATTTGCGCGCAGAAGCGGTGATTCCGCTCAGTGCGGCCTTGGTGCAAAAAGGCATGGCGTTGGGGTCGGTGATGGCATTGATCATTGGCAGTGCAGGAGCAAGTTTAACCGAAGTGATCTTGTTGAAATCACTCTTTAAAACGCCGATGATCATTGCGTTTTTGGTGGTGATTTTGGGTATGGCTGTTGGGGCAGGCTATCTTTACCCTGTGCTGTTTTAAACAGGCAATAATGAGAAAAAAGGCAGCCTATAAAACATGATTAGGCTGCCTGACACCCTGGTAGTGGCGACCTGTGAAGGTGTCGAAATGGGTATACTCAAACCGCTTCTGAATAGCGCATCTTGAAGTGGCTCGAGTATATGTCGTAAATAATGACACTTAGAATCGGTAGCTTGCGCCAACCGCAAATTCGTGGGCGTCCTTTTTTAAGTCGTCGAACTGGGACTGTTTGTATTCGGCATAGACAGTCAGATCATCTATCACTTGGTAATCACTGCCCGCAGTCCAAGAAAATTCACTGCCTTGCTCGATATCGTCACTGCCATTCAACCAATCCGCACCTGTATAAGCGCGCCAATCATCAGTTAGTGCATAGCGTCCCGCAATGCCGACACCCAATGCGCTGCCTTGGCGAGTGGTGTTTTCTAACCCAACGTGGCCAATGTGTGTCCCGATGCGCCAACGTTTGTCTTTGGGCTCTTCATAAATGAGCGTGGTGC
This DNA window, taken from Thaumasiovibrio subtropicus, encodes the following:
- a CDS encoding tripartite tricarboxylate transporter TctB family protein: MDRRNLIFSSCMAGLGILALVLIRQFDAPMFQDASVDASFFPTVIAIAIIGLSVAIVIQDKLKAANHSQPIFSKRALMGMGFLFGYAIAIHFAGYLLATLTAFTIYLLACKIRKPTYYLTAWTFVAAIYYLFGEVFVIALPQGIWF
- a CDS encoding tripartite tricarboxylate transporter permease gives rise to the protein MFEHLIQGLATTFSLSVLPVLVFGVLGGIILGALPGLTATMGVAILLPFTFGMEPTAALVMLIGVYIGGIYGGSIAAILLKTPGTPASAATVLDGHTLAAKGQAARALSISAVASFTGGLISTVILIAVAPLLADFALRFNAPEYFALAVFGLTIIASVSGKNIFKGLLAGAIGLLISTVGLDPISSVPRFTFGVMDLYSGINVIPVLIGLFALSEALSQMEKVLSEKKAARPTFDRSLMSKDDLKEMMPTAVKSGLMGTAIGSVPGAGADISAFVCYNEAKRSAKNPEEFGQGSVRGLASAEAGNNGVTGGSLVPLLTLGVPGDAVAAVLLGALIVQGLTPGPLLFAQNPDVVYGVFSSMLVANFVMLVIGLVGIRFFCRIIEVPKVMMIPVIVFLSIIGAYAINNSMFDVGIAIGFGVFGFILSKLDIPSSPILLAIILGPMAETNLRKALLMYNNSWSFLYERPIALGFILLAVFSVYSTLKMKKKQQAIET
- a CDS encoding ArsR/SmtB family transcription factor produces the protein MNIEQVAKALKELGHPTRLAIFKSVVKAGFQGIAVGNIQAQLAIPGSTLSHHISSLASAGLLSQRREGRTLYCVAEYAQLETVIQFLQDECCADEQ
- a CDS encoding permease, whose translation is MKMSWTEMAHEALGMFAFLAVELIALFLVISYLVGLLQHYLTPQKMQAILSARQGRGYVIAALLGSVTPFCSCSTIPFLKGLLRARAGFGPMMVFLFASPLLNPVIIGLFVVTFGWQVALFYFGIAMSVAVTAGFTLEKLGFERYVKAEAYQNNSVAGGCTMSSSCSEDKNANLGHSASEVMARCGSQSATESVSVAQSELLPDVSGCCAVAPATPSFWLTIWQSTWKDFKQVLPYLMLGVFIGSMIYGFIPADFIAAHADASKWYAVPLAAVIGIPLYLRAEAVIPLSAALVQKGMALGSVMALIIGSAGASLTEVILLKSLFKTPMIIAFLVVILGMAVGAGYLYPVLF